In Arachis stenosperma cultivar V10309 chromosome 1, arast.V10309.gnm1.PFL2, whole genome shotgun sequence, one DNA window encodes the following:
- the LOC130933623 gene encoding transcription termination factor MTERF8, chloroplastic-like: protein MRGYYNKNLFLYHLSVITRTSSPSFLIPSPSSIFRAPNYATVTETLQKQSFTVNYLVNNCGLLPDSALQASKYVLFNTPEKPDSVIALFRSFGFSDLQIHNVIRKKPRILVSKPKETILPKLEFLISKGVSKSQLARLIDLNPQILQRSLEKHLIPTFDLLNNFIRSEERTIASILHSVQILTSATSHRNINLLVDLGVRERSLARLLCHWPWMLLFNSKDLKSIIDEVIKMGVDPSKANFVPALYAKLLPKSMWDRKVELYKSFGLTDDNICEAFVKHPFCMLKSVQKIEACIEFFVKELGWKPVDVTNYPVLLSLNLEKRLVPRAAVLKILMANGAIKSCKHLLAYTVSEEMFFKNYVNRDKDQAPELSKLYREKMNLPVMDRKLMS, encoded by the coding sequence aTGAGGGGATATTATAACAAAAACCTGTTCTTGTACCACCTCAGTGTCATCACAAGAACCTCATCACCCTCATTTCTGATCCCTTCACCATCTTCCATATTCCGTGCTCCCAATTACGCCACAGTCACAGAAACCCTGCAAAAACAATCCTTTACGGTGAATTACCTTGTCAACAATTGTGGGCTCCTCCCAGATTCGGCTCTTCAAGCTTCAAAATACGTACTTTTTAATACTCCAGAGAAACCCGACTCAGTCATCGCACTCTTCAGGAGCTTCGGTTTCTCAGATTTGCAAATTCACAATGTCATTCGGAAAAAGCCCCGGATTCTCGTCAGCAAACCCAAAGAGACCATCTTGCCCAAGCTCGAGTTCCTCATCTCCAAAGGTGTTTCAAAATCACAACTTGCCCGCCTCATCGATCTCAACCCTCAAATCTTGCAAAGAAGCTTAGAGAAACACCTAATCCCCACTTTCGATTTGTTGAACAATTTCATTCGTTCTGAAGAAAGGACCATTGCTTCTATTTTACACTCTGTCCAAATTTTAACTTCTGCAACGTCGCATCGGAATATTAACTTGCTGGTTGATTTAGGTGTCCGTGAGAGAAGCTTGGCAAGGCTACTTTGCCACTGGCCTTGGATGCTTCTGTTCAATTCTAAAGACCTTAAGAGTATAATAGATGAAGTCATTAAAATGGGGGTTGATCCCAGCAAGGCTAATTTCGTTCCTGCATTGTATGCTAAGCTGCTTCCAAAGTCCATGTGGGATAGGAAAGTTGAGTTGTACAAGAGTTTTGGATTAACTGATGACAACATTTGTGAGGCTTTTGTGAAGCACCCTTTCTGTATGCTGAAATCTGTGCAGAAAATTGAGGCCTGCATTGAATTCTTTGTCAAAGAACTCGGTTGGAAGCCTGTTGATGTCACCAATTATCCGGTTCTTCTCTCGCTGAATTTGGAGAAAAGGCTTGTTCCCAGGGCTGCTGTCTTGAAGATTCTTATGGCCAATGGTGCCATTAAGAGTTGTAAGCATTTGTTAGCATATACTGTTTCGGAAGAGATGTTCTTTAAGAATTATGTGAATCGTGATAAGGATCAAGCACCAGAGTTATCGAAGCTGTATCGGGAGAAAATGAATCTTCCAGTAATGGATAGGAAATTGATGTCTTGA
- the LOC130978863 gene encoding uncharacterized protein LOC130978863, which produces MRGFYNKNLFLYHLAVITRTSSSSFLIPSPSSLFRAPNYATVTETLEKQSFTVNYLVNNCGFLPDSALHASKYVLFKTPEKPDSVIALFRSFGFSDLQIHNVIRKSPGILLCKPKETLLPKLQFLISKGASKLQLARIIDLNPLILKRSLEKHLIPAFDLLNNFIRSEERTVASILRAGQILTCSRSLRNINMLVDLGVREISMARLIRQWPWLLVCNSEVRLKSIVDEVIKMGLDPSKANFVPALYATYLPKSMWDKKVELFKRFGLTDDNILEAFVKHSCCMLISVQKTEACIEFFVNELGWKPVDVTNYPVLLSLNLEKRVVPRAAVLKILMANGAISSGNGLNWT; this is translated from the exons atgaggggattttataacaaaaaccTGTTCTTATACCACCTCGCTGTCATCACAAGAACCTCATCATCCTCATTTCTGATCCCTTCACCATCTTCCCTATTCCGTGCTCCCAATTACGCCACAGTCACAGAAACCCTGGAAAAACAATCCTTTACGGTGAATTACCTCGTCAACAATTGTGGGTTCCTCCCAGATTCGGCTCTTCATGCTTCAAAATACGTACTTTTTAAGACTCCAGAGAAACCCGACTCAGTCATCGCACTCTTCAGGAGCTTCGGTTTCTCAGATTTGCAGATTCACAATGTCATTCGGAAATCGCCCGGGATTCTCCTCTGCAAACCCAAAGAGACCCTCTTGCCCAAGCTCCAGTTTCTCATCTCCAAAGGTGCTTCAAAATTACAACTTGCCCGCATCATCGATCTCAACCCTCTAATCTTGAAAAGAAGCTTAGAGAAACACCTGATCCCCGCTTTCGATTTGTTGAACAATTTCATTCGTTCTGAAGAAAGGACCGTTGCTTCTATCTTACGTGCTGGCCAAATTTTAACTTGTTCTAGGTCGCTTCGAAATATTAACATGTTGGTTGATTTAGGGGTCCGTGAGATAAGCATGGCAAGGCTAATTCGGCAGtggccttggttgcttgtatgCAATTCTGAAGTTCGCCTTAAGAGTATTGTAGATGAAGTCATTAAAATGGGGCTTGATCCCAGCAAGGCTAATTTCGTTCCTGCATTGTATGCTACGTATCTTCCAAAGTCCATGTGGGATAAGAAGGTTGAGTTGTTCAAGAGGTTTGGATTAACTGACGACAACATTCTTGAGGCGTTTGTGAAGCACTCTTGCTGTATGCTGATATCTGTGCAGAAAACTGAGGCCTGCATTGAATTCTTTGTCAATGAACTCGGTTGGAAGCCTGTTGATGTCACCAATTATCCGGTTCTTCTCTCGCTGAATTTGGAGAAAAGGGTTGTTCCCAGGGCTGCTGTCTTGAAGATTCTTATGGCCAATGGTGCCATTAGCAGTG GAAACGGATTGAATTGGACGTGA
- the LOC130944982 gene encoding uncharacterized protein LOC130944982 has product MERTCSLRRKTHKEKDVIWAAIQGHSCPICLTDLESRFREAAVLSRCYHAYCTHCIRRWSHVRRACPLCNSGFAFWFSILSLSSRTFRKHFLPFHSHSDANQPPRLPSTRARIAVTNGQRRALPRRRSFGRAGLVSADVIAQRKLQWRASIYNQRLQPDYATLRCLERGCKGCGPCNLFLSIGNGTRNAIKRDILQRIEPWIMRELQALLGDPDPTVIVHVATSQFITWLEEKAKSPSRHLHVGDTFISPLRPFLHDKATIFWHELSCFAEGCHNMDTYDEVVEYKQQEWVDDTH; this is encoded by the exons ATGGAACGGACTTGTTCCCTCCGGCGAAAGACACACAAAGAGAAGGACGTAATTTGGGCAGCTATCCAGGGGCATTCTTGTCCAATATGTTTGACCGATCTGGAATCTCGGTTCAGAGAAGCTGCGGTTCTGTCCCGCTGCTACCACGCTTACTGCACCCACTGCATCCGCCGTTGGAGTCACGTGCGCAGAGCGTGCCCTCTCTGCAATTCAGGTTTCGCCTTCTGGTTTTCCATCCTCAGCCTCTCTTCCAGAACCTTCCGGAAGCACTTCTTACCCTTCCACTCTCATTCTGATGCAAACCAACCGCCACGACTTCCCTCTACCAG GGCGAGGATAGCGGTGACTAATGGACAAAGGAGGGCATTGCCCCGGAGAAGATCGTTTGGGCGTGCTGGACTTGTGAGTGCAGATGTTATTGCTCAGAGGAAGCTTCAATGGCGTGCTAG CATATACAATCAAAGGTTGCAACCTGATTATGCAACCCTAAGGTGTCTTGAGCGAGGATGCAAAGGCTGCGGTCCATGCAACTTGTTCCTTTCCATTGGG AATGGAACAAGAAATGCTATTAAAAGGGACATTCTACAACGGATTGAGCCATGGATAATGAGGGAGCTACAAGCTCTCTTAGGGGACCCAGATCCAACTGTCATTGTTCATGTTGCCACCTCACAGTTCATCACTTGGCTAGAAGAGAAGGCGAAATCGCCATCTCGCCACCTTCATGTGGGAGATACCTTCATTTCACCTCTTCGTCCATTCCTGCATGATAAAGCGACCATCTTTTGGCATGAGCTAAG TTGTTTCGCTGAGGGTTGTCACAACATGGATACCTACGATGAAGTCGTCGAATATAAACAACAGGAGTGGGTGGACGACACACATTAG